In Halomicrobium zhouii, the sequence GAAGTCGGTCGAGGGGAGATCGTTCCGTTCGACTGAGTGGGGAACCTTCATGGTCGTCGGGGTCAACTCTCTCGCGTATGTCGCCTAGGGCTGTGGGGTCCCTCCAGGACGTGATCGACGCACTCGCGCCGGTCATCCCCGAGTCACCGCTGGAAGTCGCGGCCATCTTCGTCGCGCTGGTACTCGTACTGGCGGGACTCCGCTGGCTCGTCGATTACCTGCGTTCGACGCCTGCCGAGCTCCTCCGCGAGACACTCGCCGGGCACGACCGGGTCTCCGTGCTGATGCATCCGAACCCGGATCCGGACGCGATGTCGTCGGCGCTGGCCGTCGGCGAACTCGCCGAGACCGTCGACACGGAGGCGACGCTCAACTATCCCGGCCAGATCCGTCATCAGGAGAACCGCGCGTTCGAGACCGTCCTCGACGTCGACTTCGAACAGATCGACAGCGCCGGCGAACTCGACGGCGACGCCGTCGTTCTGGTCGACCACAACGAGGCTCGCGGATTCCCCGGCGCCGAGGGTGTCGATCCGGTCGCCGTCATCGACCACCACCCTGGTGACGGCGAAGGCGCCGAGTTCACGGACGTCAGGGCCGACCACGGCGCCTGTGCCACCATCTTCGCCGAGTACTTCGAGACGCTCGGCTGGGAACCGGAGAAGCCCGGTGCCGACGAGAACGGCGACGACTCGGGCGAGGACGACGGGGACGGACTCCCCACCCAGCTGGCGACCGGGCTCCTCTACGGCATCCAGTCAGACACCAAACAGCTCACCAAGGGCTGTTCGCCCGCGGAGTTCCACGCCGCAGAGTACCTGTACGCGGGAATCGACGAGGACCGCCTCGACCGCATCGCCAACCCGCAGGTCGACGCCGAAGTGCTCGACGTGAAGGCCCGCGCCATCACCAGCCGGACGGTCCGCAACGCCTTCGCGGTCAGCGACGTCGGCGAGGTGTCGAACGTCGACGCCATCCCGCAGGCCGC encodes:
- a CDS encoding DHH family phosphoesterase produces the protein MSPRAVGSLQDVIDALAPVIPESPLEVAAIFVALVLVLAGLRWLVDYLRSTPAELLRETLAGHDRVSVLMHPNPDPDAMSSALAVGELAETVDTEATLNYPGQIRHQENRAFETVLDVDFEQIDSAGELDGDAVVLVDHNEARGFPGAEGVDPVAVIDHHPGDGEGAEFTDVRADHGACATIFAEYFETLGWEPEKPGADENGDDSGEDDGDGLPTQLATGLLYGIQSDTKQLTKGCSPAEFHAAEYLYAGIDEDRLDRIANPQVDAEVLDVKARAITSRTVRNAFAVSDVGEVSNVDAIPQAADELMKLEGVTAVVVLGEKDGTLHLSGRSRDDRVHMGKVLDSVVDDIPMGTAGGHARMGGGQLSIEHMEGIGPSEGVLRQDFTERLFDAMSGDI